From one Triticum urartu cultivar G1812 chromosome 3, Tu2.1, whole genome shotgun sequence genomic stretch:
- the LOC125544903 gene encoding lipoyl synthase 1, chloroplastic, with protein sequence MHSSLARQVGPPIRPGCANQSCRRDRSGSVRCRAEAAPPVSVARTGPYTGRDPEVKKPAWLRQRAAHGEKYARMRESLGELKLNTVCVEAQCPNIGECWNGGGGAGGEGDGIATATIMVLGDTCTRGCRFCAVKTSNKPLPPDPMEPLNTALAVASWGVDYVVLTSVDRDDLPDGGSGHFAQTVRALKELKPGILVECLTSDFRGDLEAVSSLADSNLDVFAHNIETVRSLQRIVRDPRAGYEQSLAVLKHAKICKEGMITKSSIMLGLGETDEEVKQAMIDLRAVGVDILTLGQYLQPTEKYLTVREYVTPEKFQFWKEYGESLGFCYVASGPLVRSSYRAGELFVENLVRNKKIKPASGSS encoded by the exons ATGCACAGCTCGCTCGCGAGGCAGGTGGGCCCGCCGATCCGGCCTGGCTGCGCGAACCAGAGCTGCCGCCGCGATCGATCCGGCTCGGTCCGGTGCCGCGCCGAGGCCGCGCCGCCGGTGTCCGTCGCCAGGACGGGGCCGTACACCGGGAGGGACCCGGAGGTGAAGAAGCCGGCGTGGCTGAGGCAGAGGGCGGCGCACGGGGAGAAGTACGCGCGGATGCGGGAGTCGCTCGGCGAGCTCAAGCTCAACACCGTCTGCGTCGAGGCCCAGTGCCCCAACATCGGCGAG TGCTGGAACGGAGGGGGAGGGGCGGGCGGGGAAGGCGACGGCATTGCCACGGCGACCATCATGGTGCTCGGCGATACTTGCACGCGCGGCTGCCGATTCTGCGCCGTGAAGACCAGCAACAAGCCTCTGCCGCCGGATCCCATGGAACCTCTGAACACGGCCTTGGCAGTTGCAAGTTGGGG AGTAGACTATGTTGTGCTGACAAGTGTTGATAGAGACGACTTACCTGATGGTGGAAGTGGCCATTTTGCTCAGACAGTGAGAGCTTTGAAG GAGCTCAAACCTGGGATATTGGTGGAATGCTTAACCTCGGACTTTCGAGGTGATCTGGAGGCTGTTTCCTCTTTGGCCGATTCTAATCTAGATGTCTTTGCACACAACATTGAAACTGTGAGGAGTCTGCAGAGAATTGTGAGGGATCCTCGCGCAGG GTATGAGCAGAGCTTAGCTGTTCTAAAGCATGCAAAAATTTGCAAAGAAGGGATGATAACCAAGTCTTCTATCATGCTTGGTCTTGGGGAAACTGACGAGGAGGTGAAGCAAGCCATGATTGACTTAAGGGCAGTTGGTGTTGATATTCTCACATTGGGCCAATATTTACAG CCAACAGAAAAATATTTGACGGTTAGAGAGTATGTGACGCCTGAGAAGTTCCAGTTTTGGAAGGAGTATGGTGAATCGTTGGGTTTTTGTTATGTTGCTAGTGGACCTCTG GTCCGGTCTTCGTACCGTGCAGGAGAGCTCTTTGTCGAGAATTTGGTCAGAAATAAGAAGATTAAGCCTGCATCTGGCTCCTCTTAA